One window of the Rhipicephalus microplus isolate Deutch F79 chromosome 2, USDA_Rmic, whole genome shotgun sequence genome contains the following:
- the LOC142796385 gene encoding uncharacterized protein LOC142796385 has product MYILEGKSPAQHVNVNVYSSCRYTESKGARKHRDAGLRLFTSGHLQKLVFSTEDTAETVVKAQVLASMATRTVYSVGVKLLKCDGELVSGSCSCVAGKGGVCKHVCCVLYGLMHIAQHDLTEVPNAIACTEGERQWYNPRDPKKVTEQFQQIVFSKDTTEKISDAPRLHKKRAAYSCLRTQDSNLSTLSLINLHGNFKECGLDCFADVLEANDFLPEKQRKVESPATEDVAGLPLRWLERAKQGNALLSYTDEEVTAVEAATRLQSACLLWHMYREGLITASVAHRVYTWVRTCQTKMGPHDPRRLIAAVVGKKKGRATFAMKRGLLCEPEARKAFQDKNDSHVELEVTETGLFLSRHHAFLGASPDGLVKCKCCAPRLLEIKVPLKIQDFAKRQLRAGELKKSSGYYTQLQVQMGVTGLNTCVLFVYSKEECRQISVPFDQSFFTEFIERCKFFTSSYLLPYISSNW; this is encoded by the coding sequence ATGTATATTCTGGAAGGAAAAAGTCCTGCACAGCATGTAAACGTGAACGTTTATTCTTCATGCAGGTACACTGAAAGTAAAGGCGCTAGAAAACATCGAGATGCTGGCCTGCGGCTTTTCACATCAGGCCACCTGCAAAAGTTGGTGTTTTCAACTGAAGACACCGCAGAGACCGTGGTGAAGGCACAAGTTCTGGCATCCATGGCAACGCGGACAGTGTACAGTGTTGGGGTGAAGTTGCTTAAGTGTGATGGGGAGCTTGTCAGTGGCAGCTGCTCATGTGTTGCTGGGAAAGGTGGTGTCTGCAAACATGTTTGCTGCGTTTTGTATGGGCTGATGCACATTGCGCAACATGATCTCACTGAAGTACCAAATGCCATTGCATGCACTGAAGGTGAACGGCAGTGGTACAACCCGCGGGATCCAAAAAAAGTGACTGAGCAATTTCAACAGATTGTATTCTCCAAGGACACCACTGAAAAAATCAGTGATGCACCAAGGCTTCACAAAAAACGAGCAGCCTACTCATGCTTGAGAACACAAGACTCGAATCTGTCAACACTGAGCCTCATAAACTTGCATGGAAACTTCAAAGAATGTGGGCTCGATTGCTTCGCAGACGTACTTGAAGCAAATGACTTTCTTcccgaaaaacaaagaaaagttgaGAGCCCCGCTACCGAAGATGTGGCTGGGCTACCTTTAAGGTGGCTGGAGCGAGCCAAACAGGGGAATGCTTTGCTGTCATACACAGACGAAGAAGTTACAGCCGTAGAGGCAGCCACACGACTGCAAAGTGCTTGCCTCCTTTGGCATATGTATAGGGAGGGTCTGATCACTGCATCTGTAGCGCATAGAGTTTACACATGGGTCAGGACGTGCCAAACCAAAATGGGGCCGCATGATCCCCGACGTCTCATCGCAGCAGTGGTtgggaaaaagaaaggcagggcaACATTTGCCATGAAGAGAGGCCTGCTGTGTGAGCCTGAAGCCAGGAAAGCCTTTCAGGACAAAAATGACAGCCACGTGGAGCTTGAGGTGACTGAAACTGGCCTCTTCCTCTCTCGTCATCACGCTTTTCTAGGTGCAAGCCCAGATGGGCTCGTGAAGTGTAAATGTTGCGCACCACGGCTGCTTGAGATCAAAGTGCCCCTAAAAATTCAAGATTTTGCCAAAAGGCAGTTGCGTGCTGGGGAACTAAAAAAAAGTAGTGGCTATTATACTCAGCTGCAAGTGCAGATGGGTGTGACTGGTCTGAACACCTGTGTGCTGTTTGTTTACAGCAAGGAAGAGTGCCGACAAATCTCCGTGCCATTTGACCAGAGTTTCTTCACGGAATTCATAGAACGTTGCAAATTTTTTACTTCCAGCTACTTGCTTCCCTACATTTCCAGTAACTGGTAA